A genomic segment from Gossypium hirsutum isolate 1008001.06 chromosome D04, Gossypium_hirsutum_v2.1, whole genome shotgun sequence encodes:
- the LOC107899739 gene encoding probable F-box protein At2g36090: protein MQNALLQTRKDSKTMATTSSASPPLSALYSPAITIVDQNNASTISTVHQDIIETHIFTRLDGPTLASASCASTHLHALASQENLWTNICHSTWPSTTSSRVRHVISNFHNGPRSFFSDAFPLAIEPVSFGNSSENPPDLPSEIISAVDIYYKKELIFSKVVETETVSAWFKCSPFRVDLLDPKEAVSTRIPNPDKDDTCRYLEEDMELSWIMIDPIGKRAMNLSSQRPVNVHQHWLSGEVQVKFASVVGGGGIGVATELVQCGVVVTCGGSAKGEMHVREVSLQLEDMDGMYLNGKESLVMLTRGMAGKRGRGKKRESERKKEVEEFLERKRERKERKMRREGTLDTLCVAFGVSAFASSLLFLLFR from the coding sequence ATGCAAAATGCTCTGCTGCAAACACGGAAAGACTCAAAAACCATGGCCACTACTTCCTCCGCATCGCCACCGTTATCTGCACTCTACTCCCCAGCAATCACCATCGTGGATCAGAACAACGCATCGACCATCTCTACTGTCCATCAAGACATCATAGAGACTCACATATTCACACGACTCGATGGCCCAACTCTCGCATCCGCCTCCTGCGCCTCCACTCACCTCCATGCACTTGCGTCGCAGGAAAACCTCTGGACCAATATTTGTCACTCCACGTGGCCTTCCACCACCTCTTCACGTGTTCGCCACGTCATCTCTAACTTCCACAACGGTCCCCGCTCCTTCTTCTCCGACGCCTTCCCATTAGCTATCGAACCCGTGAGCTTCGGGAACTCGTCGGAGAATCCTCCTGATCTTCCATCGGAAATAATCTCGGCCGTCGATATCTATTACAAGAAGGAGCTCATTTTCAGCAAAGTCGTCGAAACGGAAACTGTAAGCGCTTGGTTCAAATGCTCACCGTTTCGGGTAGATTTGTTAGATCCCAAAGAAGCTGTTTCGACCCGGATACCAAACCCGGACAAGGACGACACATGCAGGTATCTGGAGGAAGACATGGAGTTGAGTTGGATCATGATCGACCCCATAGGGAAACGAGCGATGAATCTCTCGAGTCAAAGGCCGGTGAACGTACACCAGCACTGGCTGAGCGGGGAGGTGCAGGTGAAGTTCGCATCGGTAGTGGGCGGAGGAGGAATTGGGGTAGCGACAGAATTGGTGCAGTGCGGGGTGGTGGTCACGTGCGGGGGTTCGGCGAAGGGGGAGATGCACGTGAGAGAGGTGAGTTTGCAGTTGGAGGACATGGATGGAATGTATCTGAATGGGAAGGAGAGTTTGGTAATGTTGACGAGAGGAATGGCGGGTAAAAGGGGGAGAGGGAAGAAGAGGGAATCGGAAAGGAAGAAGGAAGTGGAGGAGTTTttggaaaggaaaagagaaaggaaagaaaggaaaatgaGAAGGGAAGGGACTTTAGATACGCTTTGCGTTGCGTTTGGAGTTTCCGCGTTTGCGTCCTCCCTATTATTTCTTTTGTTCAGATAA